One stretch of Commensalibacter melissae DNA includes these proteins:
- the nifJ gene encoding pyruvate:ferredoxin (flavodoxin) oxidoreductase — MTNTIMDANTAVAHIAYRVNEVCAIFPITPSSPMAEHIDEWAAKGIKNIWGNIPLVQEMQSEGGAAGAVHGSLQTGALTTTFTASQGLLLMLPNMFKIAGELTSTVFHVAARSVATSALSIFGDHSDVMASRMTGFGMCCSASVQEAHDLALIMHAVTLEARVPFIHFFDGFRTSHELNTLDIISDEIMAKMIDDEFVIAHRERALNPEKPFIRGTAHNPDTFFQAREAVNPYYNRVIKLVEKYVKRLGDLTGRYHDLIEYVGDSRAEHVIVLMGSAAETADNTAEALIKQGESVGVLKIRLYRPFPSEKFLEFLPTSVKRIAVMDRTKESGALGEPLYLDVMATLAEAVSRGKRRDLPLIIGGRYGLSSKDFTPAMVKAVFDELKTENPRHGFTVGIQDDLTHNSLTYDSSFTIDSDQIKRAMFFGLSADGTVGANKNSVKIIAEDAGEYAQGYFVYDSHKSGAQTVSHLRFGKIPIKAAYLVQRADFVGCHHFHFLYRQDILEHVVEGGVFLLNAHYNADEIWQHLPRLVQQRIIEKKLRFYVVNASKVAQEVGLGMRTNTILQTCFFAISDILPRDKAIEYIKHSIRKTYLVKGEDVVQQNYRAVDAACDSLQQVRVPDRVSSNIDLECPIPADAPEFVHKVIAPMFAGKGDQIPVSLIPADGTFPSGTAVYEKRNVSDFVPEWREDLCVQCGQCSYVCPHSVIRSKTYHDRYLEKAPEGFKTAPLKVRGYPNINYTLQFYVEDCTGCTLCVDVCPAKSPIEPETKAINMTAKESLLEREKRNILFFETLPVDDRSKVNFSNVRGVQFLEPLFQFSGACAGCGETPYLKLLTQLFGDRLQVANATGCSSIYGGNLPVTPWSVNGEGQGPAWSNSLFEDNAEFGLGFRIAVDKQLEVASYLLKRLREEVGTDLADAILNSSQKEESEIQAQRSRVKMLKTRLARLKSDDAKRLLALADYFIRRSIWIVGGDGWAYDIGYGGLDHVLASGENVNILVLDTEMYSNTGGQASKATPFGSIAKFASKGKETIRKDLALMAMTYDNVYVAQVALGSNPQHTLKAFRQAEAYDGPSLIIAYSHCIGQGIDMRHGLTQQKLATASGYWPLFRFDPMMRKIGKNPFQLDSARPRIALKEYAGNEIRYRNLKRIRPNDAEEIMENAQKAIDRRYKQYEALASIETDEVNPVVLGLKH, encoded by the coding sequence ATGACTAATACAATAATGGACGCCAATACTGCAGTTGCCCATATTGCTTATCGTGTTAATGAGGTTTGTGCCATATTTCCGATTACGCCCTCATCCCCGATGGCTGAGCATATTGATGAATGGGCGGCAAAGGGAATTAAAAATATTTGGGGAAATATTCCCCTTGTTCAGGAAATGCAAAGTGAGGGTGGTGCTGCAGGAGCAGTACATGGCTCTTTACAAACAGGGGCGTTAACAACAACCTTTACGGCATCACAGGGATTGTTGTTGATGTTGCCAAACATGTTCAAGATCGCTGGTGAATTGACCTCGACGGTTTTTCATGTGGCAGCACGTTCTGTTGCAACTTCTGCCCTGTCAATTTTCGGGGATCATTCTGATGTCATGGCAAGCAGAATGACAGGTTTTGGCATGTGCTGTTCTGCATCAGTCCAGGAAGCCCATGATTTGGCTTTGATTATGCATGCTGTTACATTGGAGGCACGTGTACCTTTCATTCATTTTTTTGATGGTTTTCGTACGTCTCATGAATTAAACACATTGGATATCATATCTGATGAGATTATGGCTAAAATGATCGATGATGAATTTGTCATTGCACATCGTGAACGGGCCCTAAATCCCGAAAAACCCTTTATTAGAGGAACGGCTCATAATCCTGACACATTTTTCCAGGCACGTGAAGCGGTTAATCCATATTACAACCGGGTTATCAAACTTGTTGAAAAATACGTAAAGCGTTTAGGGGATTTAACAGGGCGTTACCATGATCTGATTGAATATGTTGGGGATTCTCGGGCAGAGCATGTTATCGTATTGATGGGATCCGCTGCCGAAACTGCTGACAATACAGCTGAAGCCCTCATAAAACAGGGGGAATCTGTTGGTGTTTTAAAAATTCGTCTCTATCGTCCTTTTCCTTCAGAAAAATTTCTCGAATTCCTGCCTACTTCAGTCAAACGAATTGCAGTTATGGATCGCACAAAAGAATCAGGTGCGTTGGGGGAACCTTTATATTTAGATGTGATGGCGACTTTGGCCGAGGCTGTCTCAAGGGGGAAAAGAAGGGATTTGCCCTTGATTATCGGTGGTAGGTATGGTCTTTCATCCAAGGATTTCACCCCTGCAATGGTCAAGGCCGTATTTGATGAGTTAAAGACAGAGAATCCTCGACATGGTTTTACAGTCGGTATCCAGGATGATTTAACCCATAACAGTTTAACCTATGATTCATCCTTTACAATTGATAGTGATCAAATTAAACGCGCCATGTTTTTTGGATTGAGTGCGGATGGAACCGTTGGGGCCAACAAAAATAGCGTGAAAATTATTGCTGAGGATGCAGGGGAATATGCACAGGGGTATTTTGTTTATGATTCTCATAAATCCGGTGCGCAGACTGTGTCCCATTTACGTTTTGGTAAAATTCCGATCAAGGCGGCCTATCTGGTTCAACGTGCCGATTTTGTTGGGTGTCATCATTTTCATTTTCTTTATCGTCAGGATATTCTTGAACATGTGGTGGAAGGTGGAGTTTTTCTGCTGAATGCGCATTATAATGCAGATGAAATTTGGCAACATTTACCTCGTTTGGTACAACAGCGTATTATTGAAAAGAAATTAAGATTTTACGTTGTTAATGCTTCAAAAGTTGCCCAAGAAGTTGGGTTGGGTATGCGCACCAATACGATTTTGCAAACCTGTTTTTTTGCAATTTCGGATATTCTTCCAAGGGATAAAGCGATTGAATATATCAAACATTCGATCAGGAAAACCTATCTTGTAAAAGGTGAGGATGTTGTACAGCAAAATTATAGGGCTGTTGATGCAGCCTGCGATAGCTTACAGCAAGTAAGGGTTCCAGACCGTGTATCAAGCAATATCGATCTTGAATGTCCTATTCCAGCAGATGCACCAGAGTTTGTTCATAAGGTTATTGCTCCTATGTTTGCGGGCAAGGGGGATCAAATTCCAGTAAGCTTGATCCCGGCAGATGGAACTTTTCCTTCCGGAACAGCCGTTTATGAAAAACGTAACGTTTCGGATTTTGTTCCTGAATGGCGAGAGGATCTGTGCGTGCAATGTGGTCAGTGCAGCTATGTTTGTCCACATAGTGTGATACGTTCCAAAACTTACCATGATCGTTATCTGGAAAAAGCACCAGAGGGATTTAAGACGGCACCTTTAAAAGTTAGGGGATATCCAAATATTAATTATACTTTGCAATTTTACGTGGAGGATTGCACAGGGTGTACTTTGTGTGTTGATGTATGTCCAGCGAAAAGTCCTATTGAGCCCGAAACTAAGGCAATCAATATGACAGCAAAGGAATCCCTGCTTGAAAGAGAAAAAAGGAATATTTTGTTTTTTGAAACTTTACCGGTTGATGATCGTAGCAAAGTTAATTTTTCGAATGTACGGGGTGTGCAGTTTCTGGAACCTTTATTTCAGTTTTCTGGTGCCTGTGCCGGATGTGGGGAAACGCCTTACCTGAAATTATTGACCCAGTTGTTTGGAGATCGCTTGCAAGTTGCCAACGCGACTGGTTGTTCATCAATCTATGGTGGCAATCTGCCTGTAACGCCCTGGTCTGTAAATGGAGAAGGACAGGGCCCAGCCTGGTCCAATTCTTTGTTTGAAGATAATGCCGAATTTGGATTGGGTTTTAGGATTGCTGTTGACAAACAGCTAGAAGTGGCCAGTTATTTATTGAAGCGATTGAGGGAAGAGGTCGGTACGGATCTGGCTGATGCGATTTTGAATTCATCACAGAAAGAAGAATCTGAAATTCAGGCCCAACGTTCACGGGTAAAAATGCTGAAGACACGTTTAGCTCGCCTTAAGAGTGATGATGCAAAACGTTTATTGGCATTGGCTGATTACTTTATCCGTCGCAGTATCTGGATTGTTGGTGGAGATGGTTGGGCCTATGACATTGGTTACGGTGGTTTGGATCATGTTTTAGCGTCAGGTGAAAATGTCAATATCCTCGTGCTGGATACAGAGATGTATTCCAATACAGGAGGTCAGGCCTCAAAGGCGACACCGTTCGGATCAATTGCCAAATTTGCATCAAAGGGAAAAGAAACAATTCGTAAAGATTTGGCGTTAATGGCCATGACATATGATAATGTCTATGTTGCCCAGGTTGCTCTGGGTTCCAATCCGCAACATACCCTAAAAGCATTTCGCCAGGCCGAAGCTTATGATGGGCCATCGTTGATCATTGCCTACAGCCACTGCATTGGACAGGGAATAGATATGCGTCATGGATTGACCCAACAAAAATTGGCGACAGCATCTGGTTATTGGCCATTATTCCGTTTTGATCCTATGATGCGGAAAATTGGTAAAAATCCTTTCCAACTGGATTCAGCCAGACCACGTATTGCTTTAAAAGAATATGCGGGTAATGAAATCAGATATCGGAATCTAAAACGGATACGTCCGAATGATGCCGAGGAAATTATGGAAAATGCACAAAAGGCAATTGACCGTCGTTATAAACAATATGAGGCCCTGGCATCAATTGAAACGGATGAAGTCAATCCTGTTGTATTGGGATTAAAACATTGA
- a CDS encoding Cof-type HAD-IIB family hydrolase, translating into MNKTTPAIRLLISDIDGTLIPNNKIVTNETIHAVHKMKQAGIGLSLVSSRPALGMRLYLEQLKIELPFAALNGGEILDVKGNILSRICMNPVLILDICNMLQKHKIEIWLYSSLEWFVFTTESAFVEHEQKALQLQPKIIQNIQEHVTDTIKIMGISQDTVLLDNLAQQIKRRHGREVSAVHSSKNYLDISHLKANKGFAAQKIAELLKIPLSKTACIGDMDNDIPMLKIAGMPIVMGQSSQRVKQYAHHIARTNEENGWAYAVNQFLL; encoded by the coding sequence TTGAATAAAACAACTCCAGCAATTCGGTTGTTAATTTCGGATATTGATGGAACATTGATACCAAACAATAAAATTGTCACAAATGAAACCATTCATGCTGTTCATAAAATGAAACAGGCAGGGATTGGATTGTCCCTGGTAAGTAGCAGGCCTGCCTTGGGTATGCGTTTGTATTTGGAGCAATTGAAAATAGAGTTGCCTTTTGCCGCATTGAATGGCGGAGAAATTCTTGATGTAAAAGGAAATATCCTTTCCAGAATTTGCATGAATCCTGTCCTGATTCTCGATATATGCAATATGCTCCAGAAGCATAAAATTGAAATATGGCTTTATAGTAGTCTTGAATGGTTCGTATTTACTACTGAAAGTGCTTTTGTGGAGCATGAACAAAAAGCCTTGCAATTGCAGCCGAAAATTATTCAAAACATTCAAGAACATGTAACCGATACAATAAAAATCATGGGTATTTCCCAGGATACTGTTTTACTTGATAATCTAGCACAACAGATAAAACGACGTCATGGCCGGGAAGTTTCCGCAGTTCATTCTTCAAAAAATTATCTGGATATCTCTCATTTAAAGGCAAATAAAGGATTTGCAGCTCAGAAAATAGCGGAATTACTTAAAATTCCGTTAAGTAAAACGGCATGTATAGGGGATATGGATAATGATATTCCGATGCTGAAAATTGCAGGAATGCCGATTGTTATGGGACAATCAAGTCAAAGGGTAAAACAATATGCTCATCATATTGCACGTACGAATGAGGAAAATGGATGGGCTTATGCTGTTAATCAATTTTTACTTTAA
- the pgl gene encoding 6-phosphogluconolactonase: protein MTDNMEKGHNAKTGYVLVLPDANAQANYLADIILHQIEEKKDAVFRIALSGGSTPKKLYELLGGETYSHRLPWERLHLFFGDERMVPYTDEASNFRMVTEALLNHVNIPFRNVHPMPILEDVEKAARLYEENLQHEYGSRVLKNGEPLFDIVLLGLGTDGHTASLFPDTAVLEEKQKWVSWCQPKDAPHRRMTLTYPAIASSRLVIFVVSGENKVKIFREVREENAIYPSSKIETEGEVHWILDKAAGGE, encoded by the coding sequence ATGACAGACAATATGGAAAAAGGGCATAATGCGAAAACCGGATATGTTCTTGTCTTACCTGATGCAAATGCACAGGCTAATTACCTGGCTGATATCATTTTGCACCAGATTGAGGAAAAAAAGGATGCGGTTTTCAGGATAGCGTTATCAGGAGGATCCACACCTAAAAAATTATACGAATTATTAGGGGGAGAGACTTACAGTCATCGACTGCCTTGGGAACGGTTGCATTTGTTTTTCGGTGATGAAAGAATGGTGCCCTATACGGATGAAGCCAGCAATTTCCGTATGGTTACCGAGGCTTTGCTTAATCATGTGAATATTCCATTTAGGAATGTTCATCCGATGCCTATTTTAGAAGATGTGGAAAAAGCTGCGCGATTATACGAAGAAAATTTACAGCATGAATATGGATCAAGGGTATTGAAGAATGGGGAACCCTTATTTGATATCGTTTTATTGGGACTGGGGACAGATGGTCATACGGCTTCACTTTTTCCTGACACAGCTGTTTTGGAGGAAAAACAGAAGTGGGTTTCTTGGTGTCAACCAAAAGACGCCCCTCATAGAAGAATGACATTGACCTATCCAGCAATTGCTTCCAGCCGTTTGGTTATATTTGTAGTGAGTGGAGAAAACAAGGTTAAGATTTTCCGTGAAGTAAGGGAAGAGAATGCAATATATCCCTCTTCAAAAATTGAAACGGAAGGAGAGGTTCACTGGATTTTGGATAAAGCGGCCGGTGGTGAATAA
- the rpiA gene encoding ribose-5-phosphate isomerase RpiA, protein MDAQQIVKYKEQLGKIGASLVSQGMKVGLGSGSTAACVIRSLGKRWQEEGLRFEGVPSSIASAKLAESYGIELTTLGECPELDIAIDGADEVTHQGLQLIKGLGGALLREKIVRYAAKKFVIVVDERKLVDKLGEHTPVPVEVTPFGWEATMKHLEKIGASIKVRVKNDHPDFFLTDGGNMILDCDFGIIDDPVRLEKDIISIAGVIESGLFINCTDEALVAGYNGIQHLYK, encoded by the coding sequence ATGGATGCACAACAAATCGTTAAATATAAAGAGCAACTTGGAAAAATAGGGGCTTCATTAGTTTCGCAAGGGATGAAAGTTGGATTGGGAAGTGGGAGTACCGCTGCATGTGTTATCCGATCTTTAGGCAAGCGGTGGCAAGAGGAAGGGTTGCGTTTTGAAGGTGTGCCTTCCTCGATTGCGTCGGCCAAGCTGGCCGAATCTTACGGAATTGAACTGACAACATTGGGGGAATGTCCAGAATTGGATATTGCCATTGATGGGGCAGATGAGGTTACGCATCAAGGATTACAGTTAATTAAGGGGTTGGGTGGCGCTTTATTACGAGAAAAAATTGTTCGCTATGCAGCCAAAAAATTTGTTATAGTCGTTGATGAACGTAAATTAGTCGATAAGCTTGGTGAGCATACACCTGTTCCAGTTGAGGTTACCCCTTTCGGTTGGGAAGCCACAATGAAACATTTGGAAAAAATTGGAGCATCAATAAAAGTTCGGGTCAAGAATGATCATCCTGATTTTTTCCTGACGGATGGTGGGAACATGATTCTGGATTGTGATTTTGGAATTATTGACGATCCTGTACGGCTAGAGAAAGATATCATTTCGATTGCTGGGGTTATCGAAAGCGGTTTATTTATTAATTGTACGGATGAGGCTTTAGTCGCAGGCTATAACGGGATTCAGCATTTATATAAGTAA
- a CDS encoding gluconokinase translates to MSLSTNDNVQIRPCLLVIMGVSGCGKTTLAKGLDQYLDWPFQEGDSFHSQHNIQKMSEGKPLTDSDRWPWLEKCHAWLKACAEEHGGKGVLTCSALKRSYRDFLRKGIRKPFYFVNLKVPYDVLLQRIEKREGHFMPASLLDTQLKSFEPLQVDEPHIEIDMSHPLETVIRDTLMKLQQL, encoded by the coding sequence ATGTCTTTGTCCACGAATGATAATGTACAGATTAGGCCTTGTTTATTGGTGATAATGGGTGTTTCGGGATGTGGAAAAACGACATTGGCAAAAGGTTTGGATCAGTATCTTGACTGGCCTTTTCAGGAAGGGGACTCTTTTCATTCACAACATAATATCCAGAAAATGTCAGAAGGCAAACCTCTAACAGATAGCGATCGTTGGCCATGGCTGGAAAAATGTCATGCATGGTTGAAGGCATGTGCGGAAGAACATGGTGGGAAAGGGGTGTTAACATGTTCCGCCCTAAAAAGATCCTATCGTGATTTCTTGCGCAAGGGCATTAGGAAACCTTTCTATTTTGTAAATTTAAAAGTTCCATATGATGTTCTTCTTCAACGTATTGAAAAACGTGAAGGGCATTTTATGCCCGCAAGTTTACTGGATACACAGCTGAAAAGCTTTGAACCGCTCCAGGTGGATGAGCCTCATATAGAAATTGACATGTCCCATCCGCTTGAAACGGTTATTCGAGATACACTAATGAAATTACAGCAACTTTAG
- a CDS encoding TonB-dependent receptor, translating to MSYRWHCTCKFYLFLLLCSLYPFNGKAQKNITQNKTSLSRTNTTAPVPEIHIESEDIPDFSTNPPNSIFLKKNKLKDIVNNSPNPMDLFKNQMGISQYGAGRIASLPVINGMADNRVATFIDGMRINGDCPNHMNPAISYLNPHDVATAKIIAGITPVSMGGDSLAGSIDIQRKDPLFAEKNKKILIKGEVSSFYHSNGSGVGTAGNITVANKHLSLRYNGSWSQSRNYHAGSGGGKVYSSAYKTFNHDVTLGYKKDNHLFSLTYGQSDTPYEGFPNQYMDMTNNRSIFVNGKYKGDFDWGTIEARGYWQRVTHAMNMLSNKGGHSATKGMPMNIDGRTAGYNVKATVFIDNHNTLRIGSSFDHSGLNDWWPPLQKNMMMGPHTYHNINNGHRDRLGNFAEWEAQWTPKVTTLLGFRNDLVMMNTGRISGYQGINGINAEERKAIHNFNTANRGHTDTNFDVTAMARWTVNKSFTWEGGYARKSRSPNLYERYTWGTSPMAMRMIGWFGDGNGYIGNLNLKPEVGNTVSTTFDFHDPHQDIWEVKVQPFYTYIHHYINVNYLGSMRTRQNTTVSKLQFDNHNAQIYGINTAESYKLWNNKKYGQGILKGNINWVMGQDRTNHNSLYHMMPLNGMISLNEYFGPWTGRIEANFVNTKSQVDPMRREPKTPGYVLFNIGGSYTWRMLRLDASIENIANKKYYLPLGGMSLGDLITTNELRALPGLGRSFNIALTASF from the coding sequence ATGTCTTATCGATGGCATTGTACATGTAAATTTTACCTTTTTTTATTATTGTGTTCTCTTTACCCCTTTAATGGAAAAGCACAAAAAAACATTACACAAAATAAAACCTCTCTTTCAAGAACCAATACCACTGCACCAGTTCCAGAAATACATATTGAATCAGAAGACATCCCAGACTTTTCCACAAATCCACCCAATTCAATTTTTTTAAAAAAGAATAAATTAAAGGATATTGTTAATAACAGTCCAAACCCAATGGATCTTTTCAAAAATCAAATGGGTATCAGTCAATATGGTGCGGGTCGTATTGCCTCTTTACCCGTAATTAACGGAATGGCGGATAATCGGGTGGCCACGTTCATTGATGGTATGCGTATCAATGGGGATTGTCCAAACCATATGAATCCTGCCATTTCCTATCTTAATCCCCATGATGTTGCAACAGCCAAAATCATTGCCGGTATCACACCCGTAAGTATGGGAGGGGACAGCCTGGCCGGATCAATTGATATCCAACGAAAAGATCCTCTTTTTGCAGAAAAAAACAAAAAAATTCTCATCAAAGGAGAAGTCTCAAGCTTTTATCATAGTAATGGTTCAGGCGTAGGAACTGCTGGAAACATTACTGTTGCCAATAAACATTTAAGTCTCCGCTATAACGGGTCATGGTCTCAATCCCGCAATTATCATGCAGGCAGCGGAGGTGGAAAAGTATATTCTTCTGCTTATAAAACATTCAATCATGATGTGACCCTAGGTTATAAAAAAGATAACCATTTATTCTCTTTGACCTATGGACAATCTGACACACCCTATGAAGGTTTTCCCAATCAATATATGGATATGACCAATAATCGCTCCATTTTTGTCAATGGAAAATATAAGGGTGACTTCGATTGGGGAACAATTGAAGCAAGAGGCTATTGGCAACGTGTCACCCATGCCATGAATATGCTCAGCAATAAAGGCGGCCATTCCGCCACGAAAGGAATGCCCATGAACATTGATGGTCGTACAGCTGGATATAATGTTAAGGCAACGGTATTCATAGATAATCATAACACGTTACGGATTGGCAGCTCTTTCGATCATTCAGGTTTAAATGACTGGTGGCCCCCCCTACAAAAAAACATGATGATGGGACCTCATACCTATCACAATATCAATAATGGCCATCGGGATCGATTGGGAAATTTTGCTGAATGGGAAGCCCAATGGACCCCAAAAGTCACAACCCTTCTCGGTTTTCGAAATGATCTGGTCATGATGAATACAGGGAGAATATCTGGATACCAAGGCATCAATGGAATAAATGCCGAGGAACGGAAAGCCATTCATAATTTCAATACTGCAAACCGTGGCCATACCGATACCAATTTTGATGTTACAGCCATGGCACGATGGACAGTCAATAAATCCTTTACCTGGGAAGGTGGGTATGCTCGGAAAAGTCGTTCTCCAAATTTATATGAACGTTATACTTGGGGCACATCTCCAATGGCCATGCGCATGATTGGCTGGTTTGGTGATGGAAATGGTTATATCGGCAATCTCAACCTCAAACCGGAAGTAGGCAATACCGTCAGCACAACCTTTGACTTTCACGATCCACACCAGGATATATGGGAGGTCAAAGTTCAACCCTTCTATACCTATATTCACCATTACATCAACGTTAATTACCTTGGGAGTATGCGAACACGTCAAAATACAACTGTCTCAAAATTACAGTTTGATAATCATAACGCCCAAATCTATGGAATTAACACTGCTGAATCCTATAAATTATGGAACAATAAGAAATATGGTCAAGGCATATTGAAAGGAAATATCAACTGGGTTATGGGTCAAGATCGAACCAATCACAACAGCCTTTATCACATGATGCCATTAAATGGAATGATAAGCCTTAATGAATATTTTGGTCCATGGACTGGCAGGATTGAGGCAAATTTCGTCAATACAAAAAGTCAGGTTGACCCTATGCGTCGTGAACCGAAAACACCTGGCTATGTTTTGTTCAATATCGGGGGGAGTTATACATGGCGTATGCTTCGCCTAGATGCAAGCATAGAAAATATCGCCAACAAAAAATATTATCTTCCTTTGGGAGGAATGTCCTTAGGGGATTTAATCACAACTAACGAATTGCGTGCCCTGCCTGGTCTGGGTCGTTCTTTTAATATCGCCCTGACTGCCAGCTTTTAA
- a CDS encoding DUF2946 family protein, translating to MILSSTTNIWVKKNKDSYPVSLYSVIIVLFLFISHLILLPFTFTSLWHCPMMQNQHAYMSMTMCDTATFSHSKISKKTDQHSQHNQQHHGIFVCPLCNGLAVPNPLLNLLLIFPQLTIIHLFLKRKVYQAQPPPILPLNTQLPRAPPLY from the coding sequence ATGATTTTATCCTCTACAACAAATATATGGGTAAAAAAAAATAAAGATTCTTATCCTGTATCTTTATATTCTGTTATTATTGTCCTGTTTCTGTTTATAAGTCATTTAATTCTTTTACCTTTTACATTTACCTCGCTTTGGCATTGTCCAATGATGCAAAATCAGCATGCATACATGTCAATGACGATGTGTGACACTGCCACTTTCTCCCACTCTAAGATAAGCAAGAAAACGGATCAACACTCCCAACACAATCAACAACATCATGGAATCTTTGTTTGTCCCCTCTGTAATGGATTGGCTGTTCCAAACCCCTTGTTAAATTTATTACTTATCTTTCCCCAATTGACAATTATTCATCTTTTTTTGAAGCGCAAGGTTTATCAGGCTCAACCTCCCCCGATATTACCCTTGAATACGCAACTACCCCGTGCACCACCCCTTTATTAA
- a CDS encoding energy transducer TonB: MKQEPICPSLNQKTILSSFPKRTLVFSEHVNSVGIELACTVAVLFNIIVFLLMFFCLHVKKEVFPLSSMVVVQFQEGMKSLSSLDAIAENKTDDLKAVTIPVARSPVNALPAMNVLQKISVPTTQDQSSNRNISKNKMAAQSAMGQQKRQDRGMEQKAKPSIPLVSHNFPLQRCSSPKSTYPLAARRRHEQGVAKVALQILSNGQVGQVKIVETSGFVDLDRAAIEAVQQIKCSALEDNDTLVQTTTTVHFELRHN; encoded by the coding sequence ATGAAACAGGAACCTATCTGTCCTTCTCTGAATCAGAAAACGATTTTATCATCATTTCCAAAAAGGACGTTAGTTTTTTCCGAACATGTCAATTCAGTAGGGATAGAGCTGGCCTGTACGGTTGCTGTTCTATTTAATATAATTGTTTTCCTGCTAATGTTTTTTTGTTTACATGTAAAGAAAGAAGTTTTCCCACTCTCTTCAATGGTCGTGGTTCAATTTCAAGAAGGGATGAAATCTCTTTCCTCATTGGATGCAATTGCAGAAAATAAAACGGATGATCTGAAGGCAGTAACCATCCCCGTGGCCAGAAGTCCTGTCAATGCTTTGCCAGCCATGAACGTATTGCAAAAAATTTCAGTGCCAACCACTCAGGACCAATCGAGTAATCGTAACATTTCCAAAAATAAAATGGCTGCTCAATCAGCAATGGGACAGCAGAAAAGGCAAGATAGGGGAATGGAGCAGAAAGCCAAACCATCAATACCTTTAGTCAGTCACAACTTTCCATTGCAACGCTGCTCATCACCAAAAAGCACTTATCCCTTGGCTGCCCGTAGAAGACATGAACAGGGTGTTGCAAAGGTTGCATTGCAAATTTTGTCAAATGGACAGGTTGGTCAGGTAAAAATTGTTGAGACAAGTGGTTTTGTTGATTTGGATCGGGCTGCAATCGAGGCAGTCCAACAAATAAAATGCAGTGCACTGGAAGATAATGATACGCTTGTTCAGACAACAACCACGGTTCATTTTGAGTTAAGACACAACTAA